One genomic segment of Salinigranum rubrum includes these proteins:
- a CDS encoding sugar O-acetyltransferase, with amino-acid sequence MQSEKEKMLAGELYDASDPELVADREAARALTQWYNDTDPDQHERREALLGELFGTVGENVAVEPPVRCDYGYNVHVDDGFYANFDCVFLDVCRIDVGRNCLLGPGVHVYTATHPLDAAARIEGPEYGKAVEVGDDVWIGGRAVLNPGVTVGDRAVVASGAVVTNDVPDDVVVQGNPATVVKELD; translated from the coding sequence GTGCAGAGCGAGAAGGAGAAGATGCTCGCCGGCGAGTTGTACGACGCGTCCGACCCGGAACTCGTCGCCGACCGCGAGGCGGCCCGCGCGCTCACCCAGTGGTACAACGACACCGACCCCGACCAACACGAGCGGCGCGAGGCGCTCCTCGGCGAACTGTTCGGGACCGTCGGCGAGAACGTCGCGGTCGAGCCACCCGTCCGCTGTGACTACGGCTACAACGTCCACGTCGACGACGGCTTCTACGCGAACTTCGACTGCGTCTTCCTCGACGTCTGCCGCATCGACGTGGGACGGAACTGTCTCCTCGGACCGGGCGTCCACGTCTACACCGCGACGCATCCGCTCGACGCTGCGGCCCGAATCGAGGGGCCGGAGTACGGGAAGGCGGTCGAAGTCGGCGACGACGTCTGGATCGGCGGCCGGGCCGTGCTCAACCCTGGGGTGACGGTCGGCGACCGCGCCGTCGTCGCCTCGGGCGCCGTCGTCACGAACGACGTCCCGGACGACGTGGTCGTGCAGGGAAACCCCGCGACGGTCGTGAAGGAACTCGACTGA
- a CDS encoding CNNM domain-containing protein: MVTTATLVRLVAGLVLLLGNGYFVTIEFAMTRVRQFTEDEFQGSAGLERAWDMTERLEIYLSGCQLGITICSVGLGVAAEPALTAVLDPALTALGVDGLLGGGGEGGHSALAAVASLAVINLLHLTIGEQAPTYLGIERTKTIAKYGAPILYWWTRILSPVIRLADWTAKALLSLLGVEITRSWAEEELEEGGEAATRGELLSQMGSVLTTLDVPPERRREVMNALAIDQIQTADIMVPAEEMVTISTTRSTSENFELIRETPHTRFPLVGESIDEVVGTVYVPSLMTHLDDLERGEQAFADIAAPPMTVSPDLPVSDLIDRFQEEQQELAVVVDEGETVGLVTATDAFEEITGELEDPLDETEES; encoded by the coding sequence ATGGTCACCACAGCTACACTCGTCCGCCTCGTCGCGGGGCTCGTCCTCCTCCTCGGGAACGGCTACTTCGTCACCATCGAGTTCGCGATGACACGCGTCCGGCAGTTCACCGAAGACGAGTTCCAGGGGTCCGCAGGGCTCGAACGGGCCTGGGACATGACGGAACGCCTGGAGATATACCTCTCGGGCTGTCAACTGGGGATCACCATCTGCAGCGTCGGCCTCGGTGTCGCGGCCGAACCGGCGCTCACGGCCGTCCTCGACCCCGCGCTCACGGCACTCGGCGTCGACGGCCTGCTCGGGGGTGGCGGAGAGGGCGGTCACTCCGCGCTCGCGGCGGTCGCCTCCCTCGCGGTCATCAACCTCCTCCACCTCACCATCGGCGAGCAGGCGCCGACGTACCTCGGCATCGAGCGGACGAAGACCATCGCGAAGTACGGCGCGCCCATCCTCTACTGGTGGACGCGGATCCTCTCGCCGGTCATCCGACTGGCCGACTGGACGGCGAAGGCGCTGCTGTCGCTGCTCGGCGTCGAGATTACCCGGTCGTGGGCCGAGGAGGAACTCGAAGAAGGGGGAGAGGCGGCGACGCGCGGTGAACTCCTGAGTCAGATGGGGAGCGTGCTGACGACGCTCGACGTCCCGCCGGAGCGCCGTCGTGAGGTGATGAACGCCCTCGCCATCGACCAGATCCAGACGGCGGACATCATGGTCCCCGCCGAGGAGATGGTGACCATCTCCACCACCCGATCCACCAGCGAGAACTTCGAGTTGATCCGGGAGACGCCACACACCCGGTTCCCGCTCGTGGGCGAGAGTATCGACGAGGTGGTCGGCACCGTCTACGTCCCGTCGCTGATGACGCACCTCGACGACCTCGAACGCGGCGAGCAGGCGTTCGCGGACATCGCAGCGCCGCCGATGACCGTTTCGCCGGACCTCCCGGTGAGCGACCTCATCGACCGGTTTCAGGAGGAACAGCAGGAACTCGCCGTCGTCGTCGACGAGGGGGAGACGGTGGGGCTGGTCACGGCGACCGACGCGTTCGAGGAGATCACCGGCGAACTGGAGGACCCCCTCGACGAAACGGAGGAGTCGTAA